Proteins from a single region of Geothrix sp. PMB-07:
- a CDS encoding diacylglycerol kinase → MKNQPFHHRLSYSLQGIRSAWRQEASFRSQALMALGVVAVLVAVRPAPLWWALLLMNCGLVLGAELLNTALEQTLDHLHPEIHPAIKVAKDCAAGAVLVFSLSAVGTFLAFLGACLSHR, encoded by the coding sequence ATGAAGAACCAGCCCTTCCACCATCGCCTCTCCTACAGCCTCCAGGGCATCCGCAGCGCCTGGCGGCAGGAGGCCAGCTTCCGCTCGCAGGCTCTGATGGCCCTGGGGGTGGTGGCGGTCCTCGTGGCGGTGCGCCCCGCGCCGCTCTGGTGGGCCCTGCTGCTGATGAATTGCGGCCTGGTGCTGGGGGCCGAGTTGCTGAACACGGCCCTGGAGCAGACCCTCGACCACCTGCATCCTGAGATCCACCCGGCCATCAAGGTGGCCAAGGACTGCGCCGCCGGAGCCGTGCTGGTGTTCAGCCTCAGCGCCGTGGGCACCTT
- a CDS encoding L,D-transpeptidase family protein produces MFDPVLTARYRALLLTGLAREGAPALESSSRVLVVDVARQRLGLIEAGQLVFEAVISTARNGLGCEEGSYRTPTGWHRIHARIGAGAEPGSVFRNRVATGEVWRGEAREEDLILTRVLTLDGQEEGWNRGPGRDSLERFIYMHGTNQEGQLGTPVSHGCVRLGNAEVLDLFDRVAEGDLLLIAEGTPGDGLGLGRLHFAGVGGSGMSALAQFVAMKGGRASGSDRSFDRGERTESRAQLEALGVAIHPQNGSGLEGDCSALVVSTAVEEDVPDVAAARRLGVPVLHRSELLAHLVARYRTVAVTGTSGKSSTVAMIFEILRGAGRDPSIITGGDLVALQRQGLWGNAWAGASDLLVIEADESDGSVVRYHAAVGVLLNLQRDHKEMEAVAEMFRTFRVQVRETAVVGEAENLRAFAGGSLVFGFGEGAQLRTEGLSLGAESSAFRVRNTDFRLPVPGRHNVENALAAIGACMALGVPLEAMVEPLSAFQGVARRFQVLGTRAGVTVVDDFGHNPAKVAASIRAAHLRLAAAGGRLLAVFQPHGFGPLKFLRADFVESFSAELRAQDRLWFLDVFYAGGTAAKDISSGDVIGDLVARGVQAEHAPSRKWLVERLAAEAREGDLILIMGARDPSLTDLAKGILAALPGGGSE; encoded by the coding sequence ATGTTTGATCCCGTCCTAACTGCCCGCTACCGCGCCCTGCTGTTGACGGGCCTAGCGCGCGAAGGCGCGCCCGCTCTGGAGTCCAGCTCCAGAGTTCTGGTGGTGGACGTGGCCCGCCAAAGGCTGGGTCTGATCGAAGCTGGCCAGTTGGTGTTCGAGGCGGTCATCTCCACGGCCCGCAATGGCCTGGGGTGCGAAGAAGGCTCGTACCGCACGCCCACGGGCTGGCATCGCATCCATGCGCGCATCGGTGCGGGCGCGGAGCCGGGCAGCGTTTTCCGCAACCGGGTGGCCACGGGCGAAGTCTGGCGGGGAGAGGCCCGAGAGGAGGATCTGATCCTCACGCGCGTGCTCACCCTGGATGGACAGGAAGAGGGCTGGAATCGCGGCCCTGGGCGGGATTCCCTGGAGCGCTTCATCTACATGCACGGCACCAACCAGGAGGGGCAGCTGGGCACGCCCGTGTCCCACGGCTGCGTGCGCCTGGGCAATGCCGAGGTGCTCGACCTGTTCGACCGGGTGGCCGAGGGGGACCTGCTCCTCATCGCCGAAGGAACGCCAGGGGATGGCCTGGGGCTTGGGCGATTGCACTTCGCTGGAGTCGGAGGCAGCGGCATGAGCGCCCTGGCCCAGTTCGTGGCGATGAAGGGCGGCCGGGCCAGCGGCAGCGACCGCAGCTTCGACCGGGGTGAACGAACGGAATCCCGAGCGCAGCTGGAAGCCCTGGGCGTGGCCATCCATCCGCAAAATGGTTCAGGCCTGGAAGGGGACTGCTCGGCCCTGGTGGTGTCCACCGCCGTGGAGGAGGATGTGCCCGATGTGGCTGCGGCCCGGCGCCTGGGCGTGCCCGTGCTGCACCGCTCAGAGTTGCTGGCCCATCTGGTGGCGCGGTACCGCACCGTGGCGGTGACGGGCACCAGCGGCAAGTCCAGCACCGTGGCCATGATCTTCGAGATCCTGCGCGGCGCCGGCCGCGACCCTTCCATCATCACCGGCGGCGATCTGGTGGCGCTTCAGCGCCAAGGCCTGTGGGGCAACGCCTGGGCAGGAGCCTCGGACCTGCTGGTCATCGAGGCCGATGAAAGCGATGGCTCCGTGGTGCGCTACCACGCCGCGGTGGGCGTGCTGCTGAACCTGCAGCGCGACCACAAGGAAATGGAGGCCGTGGCCGAGATGTTCCGGACCTTCCGGGTCCAGGTGCGAGAAACCGCGGTGGTGGGTGAAGCGGAGAACCTGCGGGCATTCGCCGGAGGCAGTCTGGTCTTCGGGTTTGGCGAAGGGGCGCAGCTTCGCACCGAGGGGCTTTCGCTTGGCGCGGAAAGCTCCGCTTTCCGCGTGAGGAATACAGACTTCCGTTTGCCGGTGCCAGGGCGGCACAACGTCGAAAACGCCTTGGCGGCCATCGGAGCCTGCATGGCGCTGGGCGTTCCCCTCGAAGCCATGGTGGAGCCGCTCTCGGCCTTCCAGGGCGTGGCCCGCCGCTTCCAGGTGTTGGGCACCCGGGCCGGCGTTACCGTGGTGGATGACTTCGGCCACAACCCGGCCAAGGTGGCGGCCTCCATCCGGGCGGCCCACTTGCGCCTGGCCGCTGCGGGCGGGCGCCTGCTGGCGGTGTTTCAGCCACACGGTTTCGGCCCCCTGAAATTCCTGCGGGCGGATTTCGTGGAGAGCTTCTCCGCCGAGCTGCGCGCCCAGGACCGGCTCTGGTTCCTGGATGTGTTCTACGCCGGTGGCACCGCCGCCAAGGACATCAGCTCGGGCGACGTCATCGGCGATCTGGTGGCGCGGGGGGTTCAGGCCGAGCACGCCCCATCACGGAAATGGCTGGTGGAGCGACTCGCCGCCGAGGCGAGGGAAGGAGACCTCATCCTGATCATGGGGGCGAGGGATCCCTCCCTGACGGACCTGGCCAAGGGCATTCTGGCCGCCTTGCCCGGTGGCGGTTCGGAGTAG
- the mazG gene encoding nucleoside triphosphate pyrophosphohydrolase, whose product MEPLTLRAVMAALRKPESGCPWDLKQDHQTLAKYLREEAAEVLEALAAHRPFDEATEMHLCEELGDLWLQIAFHAQLAADRGAWDIHDVEQAVVEKLVRRHPHVFGEVAVEGAEGVLTNWAAIKREEKGLTEATEPRLLEGIPATLSPMDEALEIGHRCAKVGFEWPDLEGVLDKVKEEVAELQAESDPVRVEEEFGDVLFSLMQWARKKGVDPDAALRRQMRRFKVRFQAVEDDARAAGGWEHRNLDQMEAAWQAAKRKGKE is encoded by the coding sequence ATGGAACCCCTCACCCTCCGCGCCGTCATGGCCGCGCTCCGCAAGCCGGAGTCGGGCTGCCCCTGGGATCTGAAGCAGGATCATCAGACCCTGGCCAAGTACCTCCGCGAGGAGGCTGCCGAAGTGCTGGAAGCGCTGGCCGCGCATCGGCCCTTCGACGAAGCCACCGAGATGCACCTCTGCGAGGAGCTGGGCGACCTGTGGCTGCAGATCGCCTTCCACGCCCAGCTGGCGGCGGATCGCGGCGCCTGGGACATCCATGACGTGGAGCAGGCCGTGGTGGAGAAGCTGGTGCGGCGCCACCCCCATGTCTTCGGAGAGGTGGCCGTGGAGGGCGCGGAGGGCGTGCTCACCAATTGGGCCGCCATCAAGCGCGAAGAGAAGGGCCTCACCGAGGCCACCGAGCCCCGCCTGCTGGAGGGCATCCCGGCCACCTTATCGCCCATGGACGAGGCCCTGGAGATCGGCCACCGCTGTGCCAAGGTGGGCTTCGAGTGGCCCGATCTGGAAGGCGTGCTCGACAAGGTGAAAGAAGAAGTCGCGGAGCTGCAGGCGGAATCCGATCCCGTGCGGGTGGAGGAGGAATTCGGTGATGTGCTTTTCAGCCTCATGCAGTGGGCGCGGAAGAAGGGCGTGGATCCCGATGCCGCGCTCCGGCGCCAGATGCGGCGTTTCAAGGTGCGCTTCCAGGCCGTGGAAGACGATGCCCGGGCCGCAGGAGGCTGGGAGCACCGGAACCTCGATCAGATGGAAGCGGCCTGGCAGGCGGCGAAACGGAAGGGGAAGGAGTGA
- a CDS encoding anaerobic C4-dicarboxylate transporter, with product MSPALMFWIQFLLVLGAILIGIRKGGVALGLIGGLGVAVLVLGFRVAPGVPPIDVMLIILAVVTASATLQVAGGLDYLVQLTERVLRAHPKQVTILAPLSTFLLTVCVGTGHAVYALLPVISDVALKTRIRPERPMAISSVASQMGITASPVAAAVTTFLAMAAKNGHPVGLFDIIRITLPAGLIGVLAAAAWSYNRGKELDEDPEFLERMKDPEFAKALDANVSTLGLEIPFTAKLSVALFFAGVISIVVIALKPALLPLVGGKPVPMTTVVQIIMLAFGSFILFATKVKAPDIARSSVFIAGMIAVVSIFGIAWMSETFIKANEGYLIANIKAMVQHAPWTFAIAMFCVSAFVKSQAATLTIMLPFGYALGLPTPLLLGLIPASYAYFFFAFYPSDLAAINMDRTGTTRIGKYLLNHSFMIPGLIGVSTSTVVAFGLSKLFA from the coding sequence ATGTCCCCTGCCCTGATGTTCTGGATTCAATTCCTGCTGGTGCTGGGTGCCATTCTCATCGGCATCCGCAAGGGCGGCGTGGCCCTGGGCCTCATTGGCGGCCTGGGCGTGGCCGTGCTGGTACTGGGCTTCCGGGTGGCTCCGGGTGTGCCGCCCATCGACGTCATGCTCATCATCCTGGCCGTGGTCACGGCCTCGGCCACGCTGCAGGTGGCCGGCGGCCTCGACTACCTGGTGCAGCTCACAGAGCGCGTGCTGCGGGCCCACCCCAAACAGGTGACCATCCTGGCGCCGCTCTCCACCTTCCTCCTCACCGTCTGCGTGGGCACCGGCCACGCGGTCTACGCGCTGCTGCCCGTCATCTCGGATGTGGCCCTGAAAACGCGCATCCGCCCCGAGCGCCCCATGGCGATCTCCAGCGTGGCCTCCCAGATGGGCATCACCGCCAGCCCCGTGGCCGCGGCGGTCACCACCTTCCTGGCCATGGCCGCCAAGAACGGCCATCCCGTGGGCCTCTTCGACATCATCCGCATCACCCTGCCCGCGGGCCTCATCGGCGTGTTGGCCGCCGCGGCCTGGAGCTACAACCGGGGCAAGGAGCTGGACGAGGATCCCGAGTTCCTCGAGCGCATGAAGGATCCCGAATTCGCCAAGGCGCTGGACGCCAACGTGAGCACATTGGGCCTTGAGATCCCCTTCACCGCCAAGCTCTCCGTGGCCCTCTTCTTCGCCGGCGTCATCAGCATCGTCGTCATCGCACTGAAGCCCGCCCTGCTGCCCCTGGTGGGCGGCAAGCCGGTGCCCATGACCACCGTGGTGCAGATCATCATGCTGGCCTTTGGCTCGTTCATCCTCTTCGCCACCAAGGTGAAGGCGCCCGATATCGCCCGCTCCAGCGTCTTCATCGCGGGCATGATCGCGGTGGTGTCCATCTTCGGCATCGCCTGGATGAGCGAGACCTTCATCAAGGCCAACGAGGGCTACCTCATCGCCAACATCAAGGCCATGGTGCAGCATGCCCCCTGGACCTTCGCCATCGCCATGTTCTGCGTGTCGGCCTTCGTGAAAAGTCAGGCCGCGACCCTCACCATCATGCTGCCCTTCGGCTACGCCCTGGGCCTGCCCACGCCGCTGCTGCTGGGCCTCATCCCCGCCAGCTACGCCTACTTCTTCTTCGCGTTCTACCCCAGCGATCTGGCCGCCATCAACATGGATCGCACCGGCACCACGCGCATCGGGAAGTATCTCCTCAACCACAGCTTCATGATCCCCGGCCTCATCGGTGTGAGCACTTCCACCGTCGTCGCCTTCGGCCTGTCCAAACTCTTCGCCTGA
- a CDS encoding phosphoribosyltransferase, with product MLHRLIYSDWDHPPECMAFEAPYEEVLTQIQNLLPGILARKDEALASPATLPSGYWEDCVRLYLLTPALVNIALNFKVCVEQGLPLHPTYYFEITEATRFQAKYPERMVHHTNAFFLESIEVARALYGLEADAVARLDQFVRDLPEVVAGFIYTSTKDKYTWRASNPAKIVDLADHIRKRVSPTLIVGAAHGSILSGLVLANLLKTPLYFIRFSMFKRNDPAPVIAPSDRSFLEAYQAGPVLLFDEDVAKGTTLTKFTETLQPYFRESYTASVLRHALSPCAPDFVGRAWHD from the coding sequence GTGCTGCATCGCCTCATCTATTCCGACTGGGACCACCCTCCCGAATGCATGGCCTTCGAGGCGCCATACGAGGAGGTTCTGACCCAGATCCAGAACCTTCTCCCGGGCATCCTGGCCCGCAAGGATGAGGCCCTGGCCTCACCGGCCACCCTGCCTTCCGGCTACTGGGAGGATTGCGTCAGGCTCTACCTGCTCACACCGGCCCTGGTGAACATCGCCCTCAATTTCAAGGTCTGCGTGGAACAGGGCCTGCCCCTGCATCCGACCTACTACTTCGAGATCACCGAGGCCACGCGTTTCCAGGCCAAGTACCCCGAGCGCATGGTTCATCACACGAATGCCTTTTTCCTGGAATCCATCGAAGTGGCTCGCGCCCTCTACGGCCTTGAGGCCGATGCGGTGGCGCGGCTGGATCAGTTCGTTCGGGATCTGCCCGAGGTTGTGGCTGGGTTCATCTACACCAGCACCAAGGACAAATACACCTGGCGGGCCTCGAATCCCGCCAAAATCGTGGATCTGGCGGACCACATCCGGAAGCGGGTGTCCCCGACCCTGATCGTGGGCGCCGCCCATGGCTCCATTCTTTCGGGCCTCGTTCTGGCGAACCTCCTGAAGACTCCGCTCTACTTCATCCGCTTCTCCATGTTCAAGCGCAATGACCCGGCCCCGGTCATCGCGCCCAGTGACAGATCTTTCCTGGAGGCCTACCAGGCGGGCCCCGTCCTGCTCTTCGATGAGGATGTCGCCAAGGGCACCACGCTCACGAAGTTCACGGAAACGCTCCAGCCCTATTTCCGGGAATCCTACACAGCCAGCGTGCTGAGGCACGCCCTCTCGCCCTGTGCACCGGATTTCGTGGGACGCGCCTGGCACGACTGA
- a CDS encoding type I 3-dehydroquinate dehydratase, which translates to MNPLPFHLVTLTHPEWEQALHCAKHLGEDALPELRLDLFPDADPEALVDALKRRCLVTCRRVSEGGRWPDEDEAGRLAHLFKALKGKPQWMDLEWDLPIPPEIEAARTHVRLLRSIHVPPGTFDLAERLDRLPDGEAFKWVGWARRLGDNGRLKAPLAWARNHGLRLSAFLMGPKGLPSRALQSVWGGAFTYAAPDDGPAAAPGQLPLATLRAWRSAKLHPGHGLCGVIGDPVLHSRGPAFHNPRFQAAFKDLLYLPLVCGEASEALEALDALDILGLSITAPLKLALPEALGLQGPLNTLWRRSPGAPWQGANTDAEAFEQSLSHLESGPVLLLGEGGVARTSLAVLEGAGRKVLQASRRLPITPEAVAAFAPVGLVQATSLGMNAEDPAPFPELLEASRGSARWAVEWIYKEDTAFALWSREANLQVVAGAALFEAQAEAQSRRFIAGCGGV; encoded by the coding sequence TTGAACCCACTTCCCTTCCATCTGGTCACCCTCACCCACCCGGAGTGGGAGCAGGCCCTGCATTGCGCCAAACACCTTGGTGAGGATGCGCTGCCGGAATTGCGCCTGGATCTCTTTCCCGATGCCGATCCCGAAGCCCTGGTGGATGCCCTGAAGCGGCGTTGCCTGGTGACCTGCCGCCGGGTATCGGAAGGGGGCCGCTGGCCTGACGAGGATGAAGCCGGGCGCCTGGCGCACCTCTTCAAGGCCCTCAAGGGCAAACCGCAATGGATGGATCTGGAGTGGGACCTGCCCATTCCGCCGGAGATCGAAGCAGCCCGGACCCATGTGCGTCTGCTGCGCTCCATCCACGTTCCTCCCGGCACCTTCGATCTGGCTGAACGGCTGGACCGTCTGCCCGATGGAGAAGCCTTCAAGTGGGTGGGCTGGGCGAGGCGATTGGGTGACAACGGCCGGTTGAAGGCGCCGCTGGCCTGGGCCCGCAACCATGGTCTGCGTCTGTCAGCCTTCCTCATGGGCCCCAAGGGCCTGCCCAGCCGGGCCCTGCAGTCGGTGTGGGGCGGAGCCTTCACCTACGCGGCCCCGGATGATGGCCCCGCCGCCGCTCCGGGGCAGTTGCCGCTGGCCACCCTGCGGGCCTGGCGTTCCGCCAAACTGCACCCGGGCCATGGCCTTTGCGGCGTCATCGGCGATCCCGTGCTCCATTCGCGGGGCCCGGCCTTCCACAACCCGCGTTTCCAGGCCGCCTTCAAGGATCTGCTCTACCTTCCCCTGGTCTGCGGCGAGGCCTCCGAAGCGCTGGAGGCGCTGGACGCCCTCGACATCCTGGGCCTCAGCATCACGGCTCCCTTGAAGCTGGCGCTGCCCGAGGCCCTGGGCCTGCAGGGCCCCCTCAACACCCTCTGGCGCCGCTCGCCGGGCGCGCCCTGGCAGGGCGCCAACACCGATGCCGAGGCTTTTGAACAATCACTGTCGCATCTGGAGTCGGGGCCAGTCCTGCTGCTGGGCGAAGGGGGCGTGGCCCGCACCAGCCTTGCCGTGCTGGAAGGTGCGGGGCGGAAGGTGCTCCAGGCATCACGCCGCCTGCCGATCACGCCGGAGGCCGTGGCGGCGTTCGCACCGGTGGGCCTCGTGCAGGCCACCAGTTTGGGCATGAACGCGGAGGATCCGGCGCCATTCCCAGAATTGTTGGAGGCTTCCCGGGGCAGCGCCCGGTGGGCCGTGGAGTGGATCTACAAGGAGGACACCGCCTTCGCCCTGTGGTCACGGGAGGCCAACCTGCAGGTGGTGGCCGGGGCCGCGCTCTTCGAGGCCCAGGCCGAAGCCCAGAGCCGCCGCTTCATCGCAGGCTGCGGCGGGGTGTAG